A genomic segment from Syntrophotalea acetylenivorans encodes:
- a CDS encoding ADP-ribosylglycohydrolase family protein, with amino-acid sequence MLGAIAGDIIGSRFEWHNHKSKDFDLFTDASCFTDDTVLTVALADSLLSGTPFTDSLKEYYRRYPTAGYGGRFQQWAASEVRQPYGSFGNGSAMRVSPVGWYFNDLSTVLSESRNSAAVTHDHPEGIKGAQATAAAIFLARIGENKADIRDFIVERFGYRFDFTLDDIRPSYRFDVTCQGSVPQALQAFFEANDFEDAIRNAISIGGDSDTIACITGGIAEAFYGEVPAWIAEQVWARLDEPLTDVVRLFRSTLGEG; translated from the coding sequence CGTTTCGAGTGGCATAATCACAAGAGCAAAGATTTCGATCTATTTACCGACGCCAGCTGTTTTACCGACGATACGGTACTGACGGTTGCTTTGGCTGACAGCTTATTGAGCGGCACTCCCTTTACGGATAGTCTCAAGGAGTACTATCGCCGCTATCCCACCGCCGGTTACGGCGGTCGGTTTCAGCAGTGGGCTGCCAGCGAAGTCAGGCAACCTTATGGTTCCTTTGGCAATGGTTCGGCTATGCGGGTCAGCCCGGTCGGTTGGTATTTTAACGATCTTTCGACGGTCCTGAGTGAATCTCGCAACAGCGCCGCAGTCACTCATGATCACCCCGAAGGGATCAAGGGAGCACAGGCAACCGCTGCCGCTATTTTTCTGGCCCGCATCGGTGAGAACAAGGCGGATATTCGGGACTTCATCGTTGAGAGGTTCGGTTATCGTTTCGATTTTACCCTCGATGATATTCGACCTTCTTACCGGTTTGACGTCACCTGCCAGGGGTCGGTTCCTCAGGCTCTGCAGGCATTTTTTGAGGCGAATGACTTTGAGGATGCCATTCGCAATGCTATTTCCATCGGTGGCGACAGCGACACTATCGCCTGTATCACTGGCGGTATTGCCGAAGCGTTTTATGGCGAAGTGCCTGCCTGGATCGCGGAGCAGGTCTGGGCTCGACTGGATGAACCGCTGACGGATGTAGTCAGACTATTTCGTTCAACTTTGGGCGAAGGGTAG